From Roseburia hominis, the proteins below share one genomic window:
- a CDS encoding SMC family ATPase produces the protein MRPISIRFQCFGPYLKEQFIEFETFAKNGLFLICGETGAGKTTILDAMCYALYGKSSGGQKGDRGDLSVMRCALAKKEDETLVEFIFEAGGRRYKFVRSLKYSRKNLHDYHNCMVFEAGEYVPIFENPKKQNVNQKAEELLGLTDKQFRQVVVLPQGQFERFLVSDSAEKETILVSLFKADRWQKIADEIFRRVTEEDQELQRESARMADRLADYACGSVKEFEEFTQCKKAALEQVKLQAEQAGAVEKKAKEVCVWAGRLHEEFVHLQELREKARALHLREEGMKEEEAFLVLADRAEEVRPLYLAYEEVKRKEQESLRELAAAEENLALVRAKRERAGEEKARHEAGRSGYEERQRRNTLLMHARELYAALEEKKAAVIRAEKEWKKKEGESEAAKEVFAKVDEAWISAMEVQRARIREYTDAQSAYLQGISGILAEQLREGEPCPVCGSREHPQPASVAMHTTKTSDGRFLVSASKVTEKDLERLGSAMEEANQKVERAAKERREAEGIYQSVSGEAAEARQRALAFQTAYGEMEKQKISGIDTSEQLERALNELGSALAEYVAEEQKLQAQLTVAMGNEQAARIRRSEAAGKAERAGKVLEEKQETWTRIYREKGFASEQDFSEKLLKVSEKNARWEAVIQFRTDLRNAMLALDEQEKKLDGEDDPDIEFIRKNVEESEAKRGEAERNLILGQQELKRLEKEVRALKASKKRYDMRRIKVDENLEFASRLRGRSGISLQRYVLGVMLSSVTVEANRLLQHVHGGRYQIYRTNEIAGSGHKGGLELEVLDAQSNERRSVTTLSGGEKFLVALSLAIGLSTVVQAQGSGMKLEAMFVDEGFGTLDQHSILDALEVLQGIQKGNGLVGIISHVELLKEVIGSRIEVVKEENGSRCIIR, from the coding sequence ATGAGACCGATTTCGATACGTTTTCAGTGTTTTGGACCTTATCTTAAGGAGCAGTTCATCGAGTTTGAAACATTTGCAAAAAATGGTCTTTTTCTTATCTGCGGAGAGACCGGAGCGGGAAAGACGACGATTTTGGACGCTATGTGCTATGCCCTTTATGGGAAATCCAGCGGCGGGCAGAAGGGCGACCGGGGAGATTTGAGCGTAATGCGGTGTGCCCTGGCGAAGAAAGAAGACGAAACGCTGGTGGAATTTATTTTTGAGGCGGGCGGCAGACGGTACAAATTTGTTCGTTCTCTGAAATACAGCAGGAAGAATTTGCATGATTATCATAACTGTATGGTCTTTGAGGCGGGAGAGTACGTGCCGATTTTTGAGAATCCGAAGAAGCAGAATGTGAACCAGAAGGCGGAAGAGCTTTTGGGCCTTACGGATAAGCAGTTCCGTCAGGTTGTCGTTCTCCCGCAGGGGCAGTTCGAGCGGTTTTTGGTGTCGGACTCGGCGGAGAAGGAAACGATTCTGGTCAGCCTTTTTAAAGCGGACAGGTGGCAGAAGATCGCAGATGAGATTTTCCGGCGGGTGACCGAGGAGGATCAGGAATTGCAAAGGGAGTCGGCAAGAATGGCTGACCGGCTCGCGGATTATGCATGTGGTTCTGTGAAGGAGTTTGAGGAATTTACGCAGTGCAAAAAGGCGGCCCTGGAGCAGGTGAAATTGCAGGCGGAACAGGCAGGCGCTGTGGAGAAGAAGGCGAAGGAGGTATGCGTTTGGGCAGGGCGTTTGCATGAGGAGTTCGTGCATTTGCAGGAGCTAAGGGAGAAGGCCCGCGCCCTGCATTTGCGGGAAGAGGGAATGAAAGAGGAAGAGGCGTTTCTTGTTCTGGCAGATCGGGCGGAGGAGGTAAGGCCGCTGTACCTTGCATACGAAGAGGTGAAGAGAAAGGAGCAGGAGAGTCTTCGGGAGCTTGCGGCGGCAGAAGAGAATTTGGCGCTTGTCCGGGCAAAGCGGGAGAGGGCCGGGGAGGAGAAGGCGCGGCACGAGGCCGGAAGATCCGGATATGAGGAAAGGCAGCGCCGAAATACCTTGCTTATGCACGCCAGAGAGTTATATGCGGCTTTGGAGGAGAAGAAGGCTGCGGTAATCCGGGCGGAGAAAGAATGGAAGAAGAAGGAAGGCGAGTCGGAAGCGGCAAAGGAGGTATTTGCGAAGGTAGATGAGGCGTGGATAAGCGCCATGGAGGTGCAGAGGGCGCGGATTCGGGAATATACAGATGCGCAAAGTGCGTATTTGCAGGGAATCAGCGGAATCCTTGCAGAGCAGCTTCGGGAAGGGGAGCCCTGTCCGGTCTGCGGAAGCAGGGAGCACCCGCAGCCGGCTTCGGTTGCCATGCATACGACAAAAACATCCGATGGACGTTTTTTAGTGAGTGCCTCCAAGGTGACGGAGAAGGATTTGGAACGGCTTGGCAGCGCGATGGAGGAAGCCAATCAGAAGGTGGAGCGGGCTGCAAAAGAGAGAAGAGAGGCGGAAGGCATTTACCAGAGTGTGAGTGGGGAGGCTGCGGAGGCGAGGCAGCGTGCCTTGGCTTTCCAGACGGCTTACGGGGAAATGGAGAAGCAAAAAATATCCGGAATTGATACGTCAGAGCAGCTTGAGAGGGCGCTTAATGAGCTGGGGAGCGCCCTGGCAGAGTATGTGGCAGAGGAGCAGAAACTGCAGGCGCAGCTTACCGTGGCCATGGGAAATGAACAGGCGGCCCGCATACGAAGATCTGAAGCCGCCGGGAAGGCAGAGCGGGCGGGAAAAGTGCTGGAAGAGAAGCAGGAGACGTGGACGCGGATCTATCGGGAAAAGGGATTTGCTTCGGAACAGGATTTTTCAGAGAAGCTGCTAAAAGTGTCTGAGAAAAATGCGAGGTGGGAGGCGGTCATTCAGTTTCGGACGGATTTGAGAAATGCGATGCTTGCATTAGATGAGCAGGAGAAGAAGCTGGACGGGGAAGACGATCCGGATATAGAGTTCATAAGGAAAAATGTGGAAGAGTCTGAGGCGAAGCGGGGGGAAGCGGAGCGGAATCTGATTCTGGGGCAGCAGGAGCTGAAAAGGCTTGAAAAGGAGGTTCGTGCTCTTAAGGCGAGTAAGAAACGGTATGATATGCGGCGCATAAAGGTAGATGAAAATCTGGAATTTGCCTCCCGGCTCCGGGGACGTTCCGGCATCAGTCTTCAGCGGTATGTGCTGGGCGTGATGCTTTCTTCGGTCACGGTCGAGGCGAACCGTTTGCTTCAGCATGTACACGGCGGGCGCTATCAGATTTACCGGACCAATGAGATTGCAGGAAGCGGTCATAAAGGCGGCTTGGAGCTGGAGGTGCTGGACGCTCAGAGCAATGAAAGGCGGAGCGTCACCACACTTTCGGGCGGGGAGAAATTTCTGGTGGCCTTAAGCCTTGCGATCGGGCTCTCAACTGTCGTTCAGGCTCAGGGAAGCGGTATGAAGCTGGAAGCCATGTTTGTAGATGAAGGCTTTGGTACATTGGATCAACATTCGATTTTAGATGCGCTGGAGGTGCTGCAGGGGATTCAAAAGGGAAATGGCCTGGTGGGAATCATTTCGCATGTGGAGTTGTTAAAAGAGGTAATCGGAAGCCGGATCGAAGTGGTGAAAGAGGAGAACGGCAGCAGGTGTATCATTCGATAG
- a CDS encoding MmcQ/YjbR family DNA-binding protein: protein MTKREEVIKYCMEFPDVFEDYPFHDTNWTCMRIRKTNRIFAWIYEREEHIWVNVKCEREWRDFWRDAFESVVPAYHMNKEHWNSIILDGTVPDQDIKRMVAESYDLCAGK, encoded by the coding sequence ATGACAAAAAGAGAAGAAGTAATCAAATATTGTATGGAGTTTCCGGACGTTTTTGAGGATTATCCGTTTCATGACACAAATTGGACTTGTATGCGAATCCGAAAAACGAACCGGATTTTTGCGTGGATTTATGAGCGGGAAGAGCATATTTGGGTCAATGTAAAATGTGAACGCGAGTGGAGGGATTTCTGGAGAGATGCGTTTGAATCCGTGGTACCTGCGTACCATATGAATAAGGAGCATTGGAATTCGATTATTCTGGACGGCACGGTGCCGGATCAGGATATTAAGCGAATGGTGGCGGAAAGTTATGATTTGTGTGCGGGGAAGTAG
- a CDS encoding Na/Pi cotransporter family protein, giving the protein MNHTLEIIFGLLGGLAVFIFGMNMMSECLQKAAGEKMRSILALLTRTPILGVLAGALTTAVLQSSSATTVMAIGFVSAGLMTLPQAISIILGANIGTTMTAQIIAFNISDYISVIIFAGFMVSFVAKSEKVKNIGQTIFAFGLLFLGIETMGGVMKPLASSPVFTDMIGKVADIPVLGVLVGTLMTLVVQSSSATIAVLQNFASQAGPDGVTSVIGLTGAIPILLGDNVGTTITALLASVGQPKDAKRTAAAHCIFNLSGCMLFIWFVEPFAKVIRFISTKGPEVEVISRQIANAHTLFNIVMTIIWIPMIALMVKIVMKLIPDGKKVSQDSSIPMYLDSKLIGQPVAALQLVAKEVLRCSHLVENLLQDLSKAVKKEDQGLMESVCKKAPASRELIVRINEYLTDLFSAGVLTEEQASQTAGIMYVLSDVDRISFLCQAIAEAVLERRDKKHWFSKEARGDLEKGLGMIGDMYAEVLQVMETGDLENAKKILKRKEKILDLDIHMRKAHMERVGKGKCAAHLAAPFNKILTMVDRMSNSCANIADAALGEVDMRYFRMVSEEKG; this is encoded by the coding sequence ATGAACCATACCTTAGAAATCATATTTGGACTTCTTGGCGGTCTTGCAGTGTTCATTTTCGGAATGAATATGATGAGTGAATGTCTGCAAAAAGCGGCAGGGGAGAAGATGCGGAGTATCCTGGCGCTTCTCACCCGGACACCGATTCTCGGAGTGCTTGCGGGAGCGCTTACCACAGCGGTCCTGCAGAGCAGCAGTGCAACGACTGTCATGGCAATCGGGTTTGTCAGTGCGGGGCTGATGACGCTGCCCCAGGCAATTTCGATTATCCTGGGGGCAAATATCGGGACGACCATGACGGCTCAGATCATTGCATTTAACATCAGTGATTACATATCGGTGATCATTTTTGCCGGATTCATGGTGTCGTTTGTGGCAAAATCCGAGAAGGTGAAGAATATCGGGCAGACCATATTTGCGTTTGGACTTTTGTTTCTTGGGATTGAGACGATGGGCGGGGTGATGAAGCCTCTGGCGTCAAGTCCGGTGTTCACGGATATGATCGGGAAGGTTGCGGATATTCCGGTGCTCGGAGTTTTGGTGGGCACTCTGATGACGCTGGTGGTGCAGAGCAGCAGTGCGACCATTGCCGTGCTCCAGAATTTTGCGTCGCAGGCGGGACCGGACGGGGTGACCAGTGTGATCGGCCTTACGGGAGCCATTCCAATTCTTTTAGGGGATAATGTGGGAACGACGATCACGGCGCTTCTTGCCAGTGTGGGACAGCCGAAAGATGCGAAGCGGACTGCGGCGGCACATTGCATTTTTAACCTTTCAGGCTGTATGCTGTTTATCTGGTTTGTTGAGCCGTTTGCGAAAGTGATTCGTTTCATTTCCACGAAAGGGCCGGAGGTGGAAGTGATATCCAGGCAGATTGCAAATGCGCATACCTTGTTCAATATTGTGATGACGATCATCTGGATTCCGATGATTGCGTTGATGGTGAAAATCGTAATGAAACTGATTCCCGACGGAAAGAAGGTCTCGCAGGATTCGTCCATACCGATGTATCTGGACAGCAAGCTGATCGGACAGCCCGTAGCGGCGCTCCAGCTTGTGGCGAAAGAGGTGTTAAGGTGTAGCCATCTGGTGGAAAATCTGCTTCAGGATTTGTCGAAGGCGGTGAAAAAGGAGGATCAGGGCCTGATGGAATCGGTGTGCAAGAAGGCGCCTGCATCGCGGGAACTGATCGTGCGGATCAACGAATATCTGACGGATCTGTTTTCGGCGGGCGTTCTGACGGAGGAGCAGGCGTCGCAGACGGCGGGGATCATGTATGTGCTCAGTGATGTGGACCGAATCAGTTTTCTGTGTCAGGCTATTGCAGAAGCGGTTCTGGAACGTCGGGATAAGAAGCATTGGTTTTCCAAGGAGGCCCGTGGGGATCTGGAAAAGGGACTGGGAATGATCGGCGATATGTATGCGGAGGTGCTTCAGGTCATGGAAACCGGTGATCTGGAAAATGCGAAGAAGATTCTGAAACGAAAAGAGAAGATCCTGGATCTGGACATTCACATGAGGAAAGCACATATGGAGCGCGTTGGAAAAGGAAAGTGTGCAGCGCATCTTGCCGCGCCGTTCAATAAGATCCTGACGATGGTGGACCGTATGAGCAATAGCTGTGCAAATATCGCAGACGCGGCGTTGGGGGAAGTGGATATGCGGTATTTCCGAATGGTCTCGGAGGAGAAAGGATAG
- a CDS encoding exonuclease SbcCD subunit D, translated as MKLLHTSDWHFGMAAGVRSLAEDQRYFLEQLYEIIEKEQVDAVLLAGDVYDSSVANAEAISMYNDATTKICGEMKLPFIIIAGNHDGAARLASCRELLKGAGLFVTGRLTREIAPVLLRKQEGAKEGVKEPGAEESCRREECEETEIAVYPIPFFNRDEVIALFPERKEEIISQEMAYKVVCDHIRETMDPGRINIVMAHAMIVNAELSESDRTARVGQALAVSKEVFEGFDYVALGHIHKPQKITERIRYSGSPLKYSFGKEEEQQKCVLILDTDTMEVREIPLVMRHDRKTVTGTYEELIKREELAGDCLRLYVTDRYAGLELLGELREHFPYLLELYGKSLEETDKFTSLSISELESLDEVDIMMKFCGENFVDADTERGYVPGAEQIALFREVLEWSEKEAEMS; from the coding sequence ATGAAATTATTACATACATCTGACTGGCACTTCGGCATGGCGGCCGGAGTGCGGTCTTTGGCGGAGGACCAGAGGTATTTTCTGGAGCAGCTCTATGAGATTATAGAAAAAGAGCAGGTAGACGCCGTGCTGCTTGCGGGCGACGTCTATGACAGCAGTGTGGCAAATGCGGAAGCGATTTCCATGTATAATGACGCGACGACGAAGATTTGTGGGGAAATGAAGCTGCCCTTTATTATTATTGCAGGCAACCACGACGGAGCGGCAAGGCTGGCTTCCTGTCGGGAATTGTTAAAAGGGGCTGGACTATTTGTGACGGGGCGGCTGACCAGGGAAATCGCTCCGGTGCTTTTGCGCAAGCAGGAAGGAGCAAAAGAAGGGGTAAAAGAGCCTGGGGCAGAGGAGAGCTGTCGCAGGGAAGAGTGCGAAGAGACGGAAATCGCCGTATATCCTATCCCGTTTTTTAATCGTGATGAAGTAATAGCGTTGTTCCCGGAGCGAAAAGAGGAAATTATTTCCCAGGAAATGGCCTATAAGGTCGTGTGTGACCATATCCGGGAAACGATGGATCCGGGGCGGATCAATATTGTGATGGCACACGCGATGATCGTAAATGCAGAGCTGTCTGAGTCGGACCGGACTGCGAGAGTGGGACAGGCTCTGGCAGTCTCGAAAGAGGTTTTTGAAGGGTTCGATTATGTGGCGCTGGGGCATATTCATAAACCGCAGAAGATTACGGAGAGGATTCGTTATTCCGGAAGCCCGCTTAAATATTCCTTTGGAAAGGAAGAAGAGCAGCAGAAATGTGTGCTGATTCTGGATACGGACACGATGGAGGTAAGGGAGATTCCTCTTGTCATGCGACATGACCGGAAAACGGTGACAGGGACTTATGAGGAACTCATAAAACGAGAGGAGCTTGCGGGGGATTGCCTGCGGCTTTATGTCACGGACCGCTATGCGGGACTGGAACTTCTGGGAGAATTGCGGGAGCATTTTCCCTATTTGCTGGAATTGTACGGAAAAAGCCTGGAAGAAACGGATAAATTTACAAGTTTGAGTATTAGTGAGCTTGAGAGCTTAGATGAAGTAGATATCATGATGAAGTTCTGTGGGGAAAACTTTGTGGACGCCGATACAGAGCGTGGATATGTTCCGGGAGCGGAGCAGATCGCATTGTTTCGGGAAGTTCTGGAGTGGAGTGAGAAGGAGGCGGAGATGTCATGA
- a CDS encoding ISAs1 family transposase: MVPDPRCGRETKHDSAEVLVCLVTGFLAGKTTIRRSLRWCNKHLEELREYLLLKKGIASPATACRILWGIDVELFALAFMEWIGEIVSTKGIHISIDGKALRAAMEKVKDFRAPMILNAIDAVTGLVIAQMPIQNKDCEIKAIPELLKLLDIQGSTVTTDAIGTQTQIMEQILSQGGHFVLMVKKNQPQSYDEIVKYFGEMAEDHKKMKKDSNYRARYPEMQEKYEEVCQQERNRDRQEYRWYSVCGECSLLTKTQKEWPFVKTVGLARQIRIPVERDPKGNDITPDVRTFLEKGSRRRPRPVQDEERPKDIQKTGMISDMELTAEEMGRIKREHWSVENRLHHVLDDTFREDRSPAKKSKINLALIRKFAYNILRIAMLAGDCSEIMTEAMDEFSDDPFLRKKYVFNGIASFY, translated from the coding sequence ATGGTGCCGGATCCACGATGCGGCCGGGAGACAAAGCATGACTCTGCGGAAGTGCTGGTATGTCTGGTGACCGGTTTTCTGGCAGGAAAGACAACTATACGCAGGAGCCTTAGATGGTGTAACAAACATCTGGAAGAGCTGCGGGAATATCTTCTATTAAAGAAGGGTATCGCATCCCCGGCAACAGCATGCCGGATCCTATGGGGGATTGACGTGGAACTGTTTGCGCTGGCATTCATGGAATGGATCGGGGAGATTGTAAGCACGAAAGGAATCCATATATCAATTGACGGAAAGGCACTGCGGGCAGCAATGGAGAAAGTGAAGGATTTCAGGGCCCCGATGATCCTGAATGCGATAGATGCGGTAACGGGACTGGTGATCGCGCAGATGCCCATTCAGAATAAAGACTGTGAGATTAAGGCGATACCGGAGCTGTTGAAACTGCTTGATATCCAGGGAAGTACAGTCACAACAGATGCAATTGGGACACAGACGCAGATCATGGAGCAGATCCTTTCCCAGGGGGGACATTTTGTGCTGATGGTAAAAAAGAACCAGCCACAGTCCTATGATGAGATCGTGAAATATTTCGGAGAGATGGCAGAAGACCACAAAAAGATGAAAAAAGACAGTAACTACAGGGCAAGGTATCCGGAAATGCAGGAAAAATATGAGGAAGTGTGCCAGCAGGAAAGGAACCGTGACAGGCAGGAATACCGATGGTACAGCGTTTGTGGGGAATGCAGCCTCCTGACAAAGACACAGAAAGAATGGCCTTTTGTAAAAACAGTGGGATTAGCCCGTCAGATACGGATACCGGTTGAACGGGATCCTAAGGGAAATGATATCACACCAGATGTGAGGACATTTCTGGAAAAGGGTTCAAGAAGAAGGCCCAGACCAGTCCAGGATGAGGAAAGGCCAAAGGATATACAGAAAACAGGAATGATCTCGGATATGGAACTGACAGCGGAAGAAATGGGACGTATAAAAAGGGAGCACTGGTCGGTCGAAAACCGACTTCACCATGTGTTAGACGATACGTTCCGTGAAGACAGGTCCCCGGCGAAAAAATCAAAGATCAATCTGGCCCTGATCAGGAAGTTTGCCTATAACATCCTGCGGATAGCTATGCTGGCCGGGGACTGTTCGGAGATCATGACAGAAGCTATGGACGAGTTCAGTGATGATCCATTCTTAAGAAAGAAATATGTCTTCAACGGGATAGCCAGTTTCTATTGA